A region of Chitinophaga horti DNA encodes the following proteins:
- the trxA gene encoding thioredoxin, with the protein MALTFTDQNFAAEVLQSDKLSVVDFTAAWCGPCRALGTIINDLSDSYAGKVNIGKLDVDTNPEVSVNFGVTNLPTVLFIKGGKVVDKQVGAVPKSVLEKKIQANL; encoded by the coding sequence ATGGCACTCACATTCACCGACCAGAATTTTGCAGCTGAAGTACTGCAGTCAGATAAATTAAGCGTAGTAGATTTCACCGCCGCCTGGTGCGGTCCGTGCCGCGCGCTGGGCACTATCATTAACGACCTGTCGGACTCATACGCAGGCAAGGTAAACATCGGCAAGCTGGATGTTGATACCAACCCCGAAGTATCGGTGAACTTTGGCGTCACCAATCTGCCTACCGTGTTATTTATCAAAGGTGGTAAAGTGGTGGACAAACAGGTAGGCGCAGTACCTAAATCCGTACTGGAAAAGAAGATCCAGGCAAACCTGTAA
- a CDS encoding basic secretory family protein: protein MKKVLFCILATVAAFAANAQERRNDWNYIGTEGIVSKDSITRGEYTLIFINKKEGFSDTLKQRMIETFFTVYPVQAKTYNPNTRKKVIFLVDPAYDGVAATAGSIIRYNPAWFDKHPGDIDVVTHEAMHIVQSYRRGGPGWVTEGIADYVRYTMGVDNAGAGWKLTPFSASQNYDNAYRITARFFAWIEKNVTPGFVVKLNEAMREGKYNDGIWKEWTGKDVKELWSAYAANPVI from the coding sequence ATGAAAAAAGTATTATTCTGCATACTCGCGACCGTAGCTGCCTTTGCAGCTAACGCACAGGAAAGAAGGAACGACTGGAATTACATTGGTACGGAAGGTATTGTTTCCAAAGACTCTATCACCCGTGGCGAGTACACCCTCATCTTCATCAATAAGAAAGAGGGTTTTTCCGATACCCTTAAACAAAGAATGATCGAGACGTTCTTTACCGTGTACCCTGTGCAGGCGAAAACCTACAACCCTAACACCCGTAAGAAAGTGATCTTTTTGGTAGATCCTGCATATGACGGCGTGGCTGCTACGGCCGGTTCCATCATCCGTTACAATCCGGCCTGGTTCGATAAACATCCCGGCGACATCGACGTGGTAACGCACGAAGCAATGCATATTGTACAGTCTTACCGCCGCGGCGGCCCGGGTTGGGTAACCGAGGGTATTGCGGATTACGTTCGTTACACGATGGGCGTAGACAATGCCGGTGCCGGTTGGAAGCTGACCCCTTTTTCTGCCAGCCAGAACTACGATAATGCCTACCGTATTACCGCTCGTTTCTTCGCCTGGATAGAAAAGAACGTAACGCCTGGTTTCGTCGTAAAACTGAATGAAGCCATGCGTGAAGGCAAATACAACGATGGTATCTGGAAAGAGTGGACAGGTAAAGATGTGAAGGAATTGTGGAGCGCTTATGCTGCCAATCCGGTGATATAA
- a CDS encoding sensor histidine kinase encodes MLNLRSPIVVHALIAITSFLVLSSVLFFLLYNTYELKNQHYYLAEKKSIEEEYGRNVRDDKLFPGGAHIIESYVIPHMLELEQQYHTNPKGFNELRQRLMDSIFAALKKANSVDSILEQASQKYQLRRDLSYALTFQVLNVNFRNSEKGITLFNIREQNPLIKSVPLMQDGALVGGTLQERNKQNQITNLTVSSGGDYTYTIVYSLHVDTANRKVAILRLMLPNLLLSLFSILAVVTIYFITFRNWQKQKKLSEMKSDFINSITHEFHTPLSAIFVANKSLRNERIIANQQNIPALTDVIQRQAERLKHLIGQVLNITTLGQIPLNAKPHSLHALLEEIMLDYRLKVAGSNIHLTFIKEATRDAAMVDQFWFTTLMLNMLDNGVKYNTQSEKLLTVKTTSDKKYCYISIADNGIGMNKETRERVFEKFYRSIKNNNQQIKGLGLGLYYAKQAADAHQWKINVQSTPGEGSMFIITIPL; translated from the coding sequence ATGCTTAATTTACGCTCTCCCATCGTTGTGCATGCGTTAATCGCGATTACCAGTTTCCTGGTATTATCTTCGGTTTTGTTCTTCCTGCTCTATAATACTTACGAGCTTAAAAACCAGCACTATTACCTGGCGGAGAAGAAGTCGATCGAGGAAGAATATGGCCGCAACGTGCGGGACGACAAACTGTTTCCCGGCGGCGCGCACATCATCGAAAGCTACGTCATACCTCACATGCTCGAACTGGAGCAACAGTATCACACCAACCCTAAAGGTTTTAATGAACTGCGCCAACGGTTGATGGACAGCATTTTCGCCGCACTTAAGAAGGCCAACTCCGTCGACAGCATCCTGGAACAGGCCAGTCAGAAGTACCAGCTGCGCCGCGACTTATCATATGCACTCACCTTCCAGGTGCTGAATGTCAACTTCCGCAACAGCGAGAAAGGAATTACACTTTTTAATATCCGCGAACAAAATCCGTTGATCAAATCGGTGCCGCTAATGCAGGACGGTGCCCTGGTCGGCGGTACGCTGCAGGAGCGTAACAAGCAGAATCAGATTACCAACCTGACGGTGAGTTCGGGCGGCGATTATACCTATACGATTGTATACAGCCTCCATGTAGATACGGCCAACCGTAAAGTAGCCATCTTAAGGTTGATGTTGCCAAACCTGCTGCTGTCGCTATTTTCTATATTGGCGGTGGTAACGATTTACTTTATCACTTTCCGCAACTGGCAAAAACAAAAGAAGCTGTCCGAAATGAAGTCGGATTTCATTAACAGCATTACGCACGAATTTCACACGCCTTTATCAGCGATTTTTGTCGCGAATAAGAGTTTGCGTAACGAGCGCATTATCGCCAACCAGCAAAACATTCCGGCGCTTACAGATGTCATCCAGCGGCAGGCGGAGCGTTTGAAACACCTGATCGGTCAAGTATTGAATATTACCACGTTGGGGCAAATACCGCTTAACGCCAAACCGCATTCACTACACGCTTTGCTGGAAGAAATTATGCTGGACTACCGGCTGAAGGTGGCAGGCAGCAATATCCACCTGACTTTTATTAAAGAAGCTACGCGCGATGCAGCCATGGTGGACCAGTTCTGGTTCACTACGCTTATGCTTAACATGCTCGATAACGGCGTGAAATACAATACACAGTCCGAGAAATTGCTGACCGTTAAAACCACTTCCGATAAAAAGTATTGCTACATCAGCATTGCCGACAATGGCATTGGTATGAACAAGGAAACGCGGGAACGGGTCTTCGAAAAATTCTACCGCAGCATCAAAAACAACAACCAACAAATTAAAGGATTGGGACTGGGTTTATATTACGCTAAACAAGCTGCAGACGCGCATCAATGGAAAATAAACGTGCAAAGCACGCCGGGCGAAGGCAGCATGTTTATCATCACCATCCCTTTATAA
- a CDS encoding ArnT family glycosyltransferase: MAQVNLNRESGLLVFFLVLKIVLSFLLVNDVYELHRDEFLHLDQANHLAAGYVSVPPFTAFVSLLIKWLGNSEFWVRFFPALFGAATIFFSWKMVHLLGGNLYAKLLVAVSCLCSAYLRLNTLYQPNSFDVLAWTAVFYYLLVYFQTGKATPLYWLALWAGCGILNKYNILFLFLGLLPALVLTAKRKIFADRHFYFALLLMLVIVSPNLIWQVVHHFPVLIHMKELHDTQLVHVNRADFFIHQLLFFICCMFVIIAAFIRLSIERQHLWVLITYVATMLLFSFFNAKDYYALGLYPVLLAFGSVYLSQVAKRLWLRVTLVVLVIGSFSFLLPLIMPVYSPEQIMARQEQFRRVGLLKWNDGKDHALPQDYADMTGWRELATIVDSAYRLVPDKKHLLILCDNYGEAGAVNYYSAFGNIGAASFSADYANWLNLDVPIKTKIRVREKGSDADAAEDALSYGSMEKIGSVTNPHSLEYGTTVYLLREPKIDVNADLRQYIKKF; encoded by the coding sequence ATGGCACAAGTCAACCTCAATCGCGAAAGCGGCCTGCTCGTTTTCTTCCTCGTTTTGAAGATCGTTTTGAGTTTTCTGCTGGTGAACGACGTATACGAATTGCACCGCGACGAATTCCTTCACCTGGACCAGGCCAACCACCTGGCAGCCGGATACGTATCCGTTCCGCCCTTCACGGCCTTTGTTTCATTATTGATCAAATGGCTGGGTAATTCCGAGTTTTGGGTGCGTTTCTTTCCCGCGCTGTTCGGTGCTGCGACTATTTTCTTTAGCTGGAAGATGGTGCATCTGCTGGGCGGCAACCTGTATGCCAAACTGCTCGTCGCCGTCAGCTGCCTTTGTTCCGCCTACCTGCGGCTGAACACCCTGTATCAACCTAACTCCTTCGACGTACTCGCCTGGACCGCCGTGTTCTATTACCTGTTAGTGTATTTTCAAACCGGCAAGGCCACCCCGCTTTATTGGCTGGCACTTTGGGCAGGATGCGGAATCCTGAATAAATATAATATCCTGTTCCTGTTTTTGGGTTTGCTGCCGGCATTGGTGCTCACGGCGAAACGGAAGATATTTGCGGACAGGCATTTTTATTTCGCCCTGTTACTGATGCTGGTGATCGTTTCGCCAAATCTTATCTGGCAGGTCGTGCATCACTTCCCTGTGTTAATCCACATGAAAGAGCTACACGATACACAGCTGGTGCACGTCAACCGCGCCGATTTTTTCATTCACCAGTTATTGTTTTTTATCTGCTGCATGTTCGTGATAATCGCCGCTTTCATTCGCCTTTCGATCGAACGCCAGCATTTATGGGTGTTGATTACCTACGTCGCGACCATGCTGCTCTTCAGCTTTTTTAACGCCAAGGATTATTATGCATTGGGCCTGTATCCTGTGCTGCTGGCCTTTGGTAGCGTTTACCTGTCGCAGGTGGCGAAACGCCTTTGGCTTCGTGTAACATTAGTGGTATTGGTGATCGGCTCTTTCAGTTTTTTGCTGCCGCTGATTATGCCGGTGTATTCCCCGGAGCAGATCATGGCGCGCCAGGAGCAGTTTCGGCGCGTGGGATTACTAAAATGGAATGATGGTAAGGATCACGCCCTGCCCCAGGATTATGCGGATATGACCGGCTGGCGGGAACTGGCCACTATCGTGGATAGTGCCTATCGACTCGTGCCCGATAAAAAACATTTATTGATCCTGTGCGACAACTACGGCGAAGCTGGTGCCGTCAATTATTACTCGGCATTCGGTAATATCGGCGCCGCATCCTTCAGTGCCGATTACGCAAACTGGCTTAACCTCGATGTGCCTATCAAAACAAAGATTCGCGTTCGGGAGAAAGGGTCTGACGCCGATGCTGCTGAGGATGCATTGAGTTACGGTAGTATGGAGAAGATAGGCTCGGTCACTAATCCACATTCGCTGGAATACGGTACCACCGTGTATTTGCTGCGGGAGCCAAAGATCGATGTGAATGCCGATTTGCGGCAATACATAAAAAAGTTTTGA
- a CDS encoding SMUG2 DNA glycosylase family protein, translating to MKKQTFAEQVIAFNRHLQYNGSLPPGIRIMNPFREQPQVMDIMQQFYRKYYSDQHPRRMIMGINPGRLGSGATGIPFTDTKRLAEVVGIHIEGLKTHEPSSVFVYDVIAAYGGPEAFYRDFYFASVSPLGFTSVQADGSEINYNYYDSKALTNAVYEFMVSSIRQQLEFGIDTRVCYCFGTGKNAAFLSKLNEQERFFDKIVPLEHPRYVMQYKLKRKQEYIDKYLEAFEAYSS from the coding sequence ATGAAAAAGCAAACATTCGCCGAACAGGTTATTGCGTTCAATCGCCACCTGCAGTACAATGGCTCGCTGCCGCCGGGCATCCGGATTATGAACCCCTTCCGCGAGCAGCCGCAGGTGATGGACATTATGCAGCAATTCTACCGCAAATACTACAGCGATCAACATCCACGGCGGATGATCATGGGCATCAACCCAGGCCGCCTCGGTTCGGGGGCGACCGGCATACCGTTTACGGATACGAAAAGGTTGGCCGAGGTGGTAGGCATTCACATAGAAGGATTAAAAACGCATGAACCGTCTTCCGTGTTCGTGTATGATGTGATTGCCGCTTACGGGGGGCCTGAGGCTTTCTACCGGGACTTCTACTTCGCGTCGGTATCGCCACTGGGGTTTACATCGGTGCAGGCGGACGGCTCAGAAATCAATTACAATTATTACGACAGCAAGGCGCTCACGAACGCGGTATATGAGTTCATGGTGAGCAGCATCCGCCAGCAGTTAGAATTTGGGATCGATACGCGGGTGTGCTATTGTTTTGGTACTGGCAAGAATGCGGCATTTCTTTCTAAACTGAATGAGCAGGAACGTTTTTTTGATAAGATCGTTCCGCTCGAGCATCCACGATATGTGATGCAGTATAAATTGAAGCGGAAGCAAGAGTACATTGATAAATACCTGGAGGCTTTCGAAGCGTACAGCTCATAA
- a CDS encoding response regulator transcription factor, whose amino-acid sequence MKPKILLIEDETDLGNVVRQYLEIMDFEVTWYQSSVKALQHFQADPQLYHILLIDVSIPDMDGFTLAQEVVKINEYVPFLFLTARNERSDRLFGLKIGADDYVTKPFDIDELVLRIRNILKRNQHTPADLSSRNFIERGDVKFYKDSFKLYIGSHKEITLTPREAELLDFLFRNEHRILKREDILKQLWGDNDYFLGRSLDVFVSRLRKHLSKSGMVSIDNVYGVGFIFNVKGKS is encoded by the coding sequence ATGAAACCGAAGATATTACTGATAGAAGATGAAACGGACCTGGGCAATGTAGTGCGCCAATACCTGGAGATCATGGATTTTGAGGTCACCTGGTACCAGTCGAGCGTAAAAGCATTGCAACACTTTCAGGCCGATCCACAGTTGTATCACATCCTGCTCATCGACGTGTCTATTCCCGATATGGACGGATTTACGCTGGCGCAGGAAGTGGTGAAGATCAACGAATATGTCCCCTTCCTGTTCCTCACCGCCCGCAACGAGCGCTCCGACCGGCTTTTCGGTCTCAAGATCGGCGCGGACGATTATGTGACCAAACCCTTCGACATTGACGAACTGGTATTACGCATACGCAACATTCTCAAACGCAACCAGCATACGCCGGCCGACTTATCCAGCCGCAACTTTATTGAGCGCGGCGATGTGAAGTTTTATAAAGATTCGTTCAAGCTGTATATCGGTTCTCATAAGGAAATCACCCTTACGCCCAGGGAGGCGGAGCTGCTCGATTTTTTATTCCGGAACGAGCATCGCATCCTCAAACGCGAAGATATTTTAAAGCAGCTCTGGGGCGACAACGACTATTTCCTCGGCCGCAGCCTCGACGTGTTTGTATCCCGCCTGCGCAAACACCTTTCAAAGTCGGGCATGGTGAGTATCGACAATGTATATGGGGTAGGGTTCATTTTCAACGTGAAAGGCAAATCGTAA
- a CDS encoding GH92 family glycosyl hydrolase: protein MKKLIVAAFALMSIKASAQYVQGPVTDPAEWVNPLMGTDSRGELSNGNTYPSIALPWGMNFWTPQTGGMGDGWQYTYGSSRIRGLKQTHQPSPWMNDYGMFSLMPVTGAPKFNEKERASWFSHKAEVVKPYYYSVYLADHNVTAELTPTERAASFRFTFPKTDKAYVVVDAFDRGSYIKVIPSERKVIGYSTRNSGGVTKNFRNYFVIIFDKDFDQSFAWKDGKEEKNPEQTGNHTGAVVGFKTANGEQVHAKVASSFISFEQAETNLKEIGNDNFETVKNKAKDTWNKTLGKIAVEGGTVDQVRTFYSALYRMLFFPLKLYEKDAKGNIVHYSPYTGKVTPGYMFAGTGFWDTFRAQYPFLNLVFPSINKEMQEGLINDYKEGGWLPEWSNPGYQNIMVGNNSASVVADAYLKGLRGYDIETLYEAMIKGANNEGPIDAVGRRGAKYYTTLGYVPYNVGINENAARTLEYAYDDFTIWKLAIALKRPAAEIETYAKRCQNYRNLFDPETKLMRGKNEDGKFQAPFNPLKWGDAFTEGNSWHYTWSVFHDIQGLQDLMGGRESFVRMLDSVFIMAPDFDDSYYGGVIHEIREMQIANMGQYAHGNQPIQHMIYLYNYAGEPWKTQYWVREVMNRLYKATPDGYCGDEDNGQTSAWYVFSALGFYPVCPGTDQYVLGAPLFKKATLHLENGKTFTITAPANSEQNRYVKAVQFNGKALDKNWISHFDVMAGGKMNVNMSATPEKTRGTTKAAYPYSFSVNK, encoded by the coding sequence ATGAAGAAACTAATAGTAGCGGCATTCGCGTTAATGTCCATCAAAGCTTCCGCGCAGTACGTGCAGGGGCCGGTAACAGACCCGGCAGAGTGGGTGAACCCGCTCATGGGCACCGACTCCCGTGGAGAATTGTCCAACGGTAACACCTATCCCAGCATTGCCCTGCCATGGGGAATGAACTTCTGGACGCCGCAAACGGGCGGTATGGGTGACGGCTGGCAGTACACTTATGGCTCCAGTAGAATCCGTGGGTTAAAACAAACACACCAGCCTTCTCCGTGGATGAACGATTACGGAATGTTTTCGCTCATGCCCGTTACCGGCGCACCCAAGTTTAATGAGAAAGAGCGCGCCAGCTGGTTTTCACACAAAGCAGAAGTTGTAAAGCCTTATTACTATAGCGTTTACCTGGCCGACCATAACGTAACGGCAGAATTAACGCCTACTGAGCGCGCTGCATCCTTCCGCTTCACCTTTCCTAAAACGGATAAGGCATATGTAGTGGTTGATGCTTTCGATCGTGGCTCCTACATCAAAGTAATTCCTTCAGAAAGAAAAGTAATTGGCTATAGCACCCGTAACAGTGGCGGCGTTACCAAAAATTTCCGTAACTACTTCGTGATCATCTTCGATAAAGATTTTGATCAGTCTTTCGCATGGAAAGATGGTAAAGAAGAAAAGAATCCTGAGCAAACGGGCAACCATACCGGTGCTGTAGTAGGTTTCAAAACGGCCAATGGTGAACAGGTGCACGCGAAAGTGGCATCGTCATTCATCAGTTTTGAACAGGCAGAAACCAACCTGAAGGAGATTGGTAATGATAATTTCGAAACCGTAAAGAACAAAGCAAAAGATACCTGGAATAAGACCCTGGGCAAAATTGCGGTGGAAGGTGGTACCGTGGACCAGGTACGTACTTTCTACTCTGCGCTGTACCGCATGCTTTTCTTCCCATTAAAATTATATGAAAAAGATGCGAAAGGTAACATCGTGCATTACAGCCCTTACACCGGTAAAGTAACACCTGGTTATATGTTTGCCGGCACTGGCTTCTGGGATACGTTCCGTGCGCAATACCCTTTCCTGAACCTGGTATTCCCATCCATCAATAAAGAAATGCAGGAAGGCCTGATCAACGATTACAAAGAAGGCGGCTGGCTGCCTGAGTGGTCGAACCCTGGCTACCAGAACATCATGGTGGGCAACAACTCCGCTTCTGTAGTGGCTGATGCGTACCTGAAAGGCTTGCGTGGTTACGACATCGAAACGCTGTACGAAGCCATGATCAAAGGCGCCAACAATGAAGGCCCTATTGATGCGGTAGGCAGGAGGGGAGCGAAGTATTACACGACGCTTGGTTATGTGCCTTACAACGTAGGTATAAATGAAAATGCCGCCCGTACGCTGGAATATGCTTACGATGACTTCACCATCTGGAAGCTGGCGATTGCGCTGAAACGCCCGGCAGCCGAAATTGAGACTTACGCCAAACGTTGCCAGAACTACCGTAACCTCTTCGACCCGGAAACAAAACTGATGCGTGGTAAAAACGAAGATGGTAAGTTCCAGGCACCTTTCAACCCGCTGAAATGGGGTGATGCATTTACAGAAGGTAACAGCTGGCACTACACCTGGTCAGTGTTCCACGACATTCAAGGTCTGCAAGACCTCATGGGTGGCCGCGAGTCTTTCGTACGTATGCTCGATTCCGTATTCATCATGGCGCCCGATTTTGATGATAGCTACTATGGTGGCGTAATTCACGAGATCCGCGAAATGCAGATCGCTAACATGGGGCAGTACGCACACGGTAACCAGCCCATCCAGCACATGATTTACCTGTATAACTACGCCGGCGAACCCTGGAAAACGCAGTACTGGGTACGCGAGGTAATGAATCGCCTGTATAAAGCCACACCAGACGGCTATTGCGGCGATGAAGACAACGGGCAAACATCCGCCTGGTATGTGTTCTCCGCACTCGGCTTCTATCCTGTTTGTCCGGGTACAGACCAGTATGTGTTAGGCGCACCATTGTTCAAAAAGGCTACGCTACACCTGGAGAACGGTAAAACGTTCACCATTACGGCACCTGCCAACAGTGAGCAAAATCGTTACGTGAAAGCCGTTCAGTTCAATGGTAAAGCGTTGGACAAAAACTGGATCAGCCACTTCGACGTGATGGCCGGTGGTAAAATGAACGTAAACATGAGCGCTACGCCTGAAAAAACGCGTGGTACTACTAAAGCTGCTTATCCTTATTCATTCTCTGTAAATAAATAG